The following are encoded in a window of Kitasatospora fiedleri genomic DNA:
- a CDS encoding PP2C family protein-serine/threonine phosphatase yields the protein MALELPGGEPEVAAFTAFLDQLFRALGVSLTRYAARCSRDKGSVSRYLSGARIAPKDFVDELLGQVAATTGQSVSPDVREHAHRLRMAALRVRNAARHEVEELRDRLGAAERELQLAGVRERHLLRSLEATEAQAAQAEQRYRQLEADRAAARYDPGPGGLERRSDGSGAEYAREELRALKRELDLLRAELARAQSLRRDAEEQCVRLEARLLAAEAALVTQRARQEREFGYRAELESPAAVLTREFARTVGTGADPETTAAELCAVFVPGWAAAATVEVRTAFVDDEESPDGWTPDAVLLHRLAAAGEPPDGPARGQVAVPRGQVERPLREGAPAHADLPEQPLLALPLAVRGEVFGVLRLAGGTGRAAYGRAETELLAGLAERGALLLDSARLHRAEARLARALQRSMIPSTLPGAPWVRLAHRFRPGEHRDGAGGDWVDAVPLHGNRIALVVGAVLGHGLPAVQAMSRLRAGVQAFTLLDVPPARLLRHLDDLAQRLGDDHLATCLYAVYDPVARTCELATAGHLPPVLLHPGGGSTEVALPAGAPIGVGGVPFTARTIEVPDGSALVLCTGRQVELADHCAKLIGSGWSPEQLCDVAFEAPGAAERRDDLAVLVAAFDGARRVRAARYEVWPRPRDVPLIRRLVRSQLVEWELEFIADTAELLIGELVTDAVGVATSPIGLYLVATDRLLVEITDDHRELPDLEAVEPYGEEGTGRGLLLLSRLADRWGAEHSFFGRKVWFELALVRG from the coding sequence ATGGCACTCGAACTGCCGGGCGGGGAGCCGGAGGTGGCGGCCTTCACCGCCTTCCTCGACCAGCTGTTCCGGGCCCTGGGCGTCTCGCTCACCCGGTACGCCGCCCGGTGCAGCCGCGACAAGGGCAGTGTCTCGCGCTACCTGAGCGGGGCGCGGATTGCCCCCAAGGACTTCGTCGACGAGCTGCTGGGCCAAGTCGCCGCGACCACCGGGCAGTCGGTCTCCCCGGACGTCCGGGAGCACGCCCACCGGCTGCGGATGGCGGCGTTGCGGGTGCGCAACGCCGCCCGGCACGAGGTGGAGGAGCTGCGCGACCGGCTCGGCGCGGCGGAGCGCGAACTCCAGCTGGCGGGCGTCCGGGAACGGCACCTGCTGCGCTCGCTGGAGGCCACCGAGGCGCAGGCCGCGCAGGCCGAACAGCGCTACCGGCAACTGGAGGCCGACCGGGCCGCCGCCCGCTACGACCCCGGCCCCGGCGGGCTGGAACGCCGCTCGGACGGCTCCGGCGCCGAGTACGCCCGGGAGGAACTGCGGGCGTTGAAACGCGAGTTGGACCTGCTGCGGGCCGAACTCGCCCGGGCTCAGTCGCTCCGCCGCGACGCCGAGGAGCAGTGCGTCCGGCTGGAGGCCCGCCTGCTCGCCGCCGAGGCCGCGCTCGTCACCCAGCGGGCCCGCCAGGAAAGGGAGTTCGGCTACCGGGCGGAGCTGGAGTCGCCCGCGGCGGTGCTCACCCGGGAGTTCGCCCGGACGGTCGGCACCGGGGCCGACCCGGAGACCACGGCCGCCGAACTGTGCGCGGTCTTCGTGCCGGGCTGGGCCGCCGCGGCCACCGTCGAGGTGCGGACCGCGTTCGTCGACGACGAGGAGTCGCCGGACGGCTGGACCCCGGACGCCGTCCTCCTGCACCGGCTCGCCGCCGCCGGGGAGCCGCCCGACGGCCCGGCCCGCGGCCAGGTCGCCGTGCCGCGCGGACAGGTCGAACGACCCCTGCGGGAGGGCGCCCCCGCGCACGCTGACCTGCCCGAACAGCCTTTGCTGGCACTGCCGTTGGCTGTCCGGGGCGAGGTGTTCGGGGTGCTCCGGCTGGCCGGCGGCACGGGCCGGGCGGCGTACGGGCGGGCCGAGACCGAGCTGCTGGCCGGGCTGGCGGAGCGCGGGGCGCTGCTGCTGGACAGCGCCCGGCTGCACCGGGCGGAGGCCCGGCTGGCGCGGGCCCTCCAGCGGTCGATGATCCCGAGCACCCTGCCGGGCGCGCCCTGGGTGCGGCTGGCGCACCGCTTCCGGCCGGGCGAGCACCGGGACGGGGCCGGCGGCGACTGGGTCGACGCCGTCCCGCTGCACGGCAACCGGATCGCCCTGGTGGTCGGCGCCGTGCTGGGCCACGGCCTGCCCGCCGTCCAGGCGATGAGCCGGCTCCGGGCCGGGGTGCAGGCCTTCACCCTGCTGGACGTGCCCCCCGCCCGGCTGCTGCGGCACCTGGACGACCTGGCCCAGCGCCTGGGCGACGACCACCTCGCCACCTGCCTGTACGCGGTCTACGACCCGGTCGCCCGCACCTGCGAACTCGCCACGGCCGGCCACCTGCCGCCCGTCCTGCTGCACCCCGGCGGCGGCTCGACGGAGGTCGCCCTGCCCGCCGGCGCCCCGATCGGGGTCGGCGGCGTCCCGTTCACCGCCCGCACCATCGAGGTGCCGGACGGCTCCGCGCTGGTGCTGTGCACCGGCCGTCAGGTCGAACTGGCGGACCACTGCGCGAAGTTGATCGGGTCGGGGTGGTCGCCCGAGCAGCTGTGCGACGTCGCCTTCGAGGCGCCGGGCGCGGCGGAGCGCCGGGACGACCTCGCCGTGCTGGTCGCCGCGTTCGACGGCGCCCGGCGGGTGAGGGCGGCCCGCTACGAGGTGTGGCCCCGGCCGCGCGACGTGCCGCTGATCCGGCGGCTGGTGCGGAGCCAACTCGTCGAGTGGGAACTGGAGTTCATCGCCGACACCGCGGAACTGCTGATCGGCGAACTGGTCACCGACGCGGTGGGGGTGGCGACGAGCCCGATCGGGCTGTACCTGGTGGCGACCGACCGCCTGCTGGTCGAGATCACCGACGACCACCGCGAACTGCCCGACCTGGAGGCCGTCGAACCGTACGGCGAGGAGGGGACCGGCCGGGGCCTGCTGCTGCTGAGCAGGCTCGCCGACCGGTGGGGCGCCGAGCACAGCTTCTTCGGCCGGAAGGTCTGGTTCGAGCTGGCCCTCGTTCGCGGCTAG
- a CDS encoding TauD/TfdA family dioxygenase has protein sequence MSVPHPYWLRDNCPCADCRDPRGGQKLFQIGDLPDDLAAAEAVEDAAGLTVLWSDGHRSHYPAGWDAPAGPDERTEHAKRLWEAADFAHGLPEADWAGYLADPEERIAVLAAVRRSGFALLRGVPVEEGRVLAVARSFGYVRETNYGELFDVRVEPDPANLAFTGAAIAPHTDNPYRDPVPTLQLLHCLRNDAEGGDSGLVDGFRAAALLRDEDPAAFALLTRTPVPFRYRDRGAELSAERPLIGLDPRGAIREVRFNNRSTGTLRGLAPAELDAFYAAYRHFAAITLRPELRLDFRLAPGDCLLFDNTRLLHARTAFASGESHDRSTGEGTGESHDRSTGEGTGHRHLQGCYADLDALSSTLAVLRRNTAALDELEALFEGEGAGEYLGEAVTMAAHMLQAAALARAAGAPPALVAAALLHDIGHFRGSGLELMAGTDNRHGATAAARLAPYFPPAVTEPVRLHVDAKRYLCATEPGYAARLSPASVRTLALQGGPMPPAEAAAFAAHPRHADAVAVRRWDEAAKDPAAETPSFAEFRPLLLELMR, from the coding sequence ATGTCCGTGCCCCACCCGTACTGGCTGCGCGACAACTGCCCGTGCGCCGACTGCCGCGACCCGCGCGGCGGGCAGAAGCTGTTCCAGATCGGCGACCTGCCGGACGACCTGGCCGCCGCCGAGGCGGTCGAGGACGCCGCCGGTCTGACAGTGCTGTGGTCCGACGGCCACCGCTCGCACTACCCGGCCGGGTGGGACGCGCCCGCCGGCCCCGACGAGCGCACCGAGCACGCCAAGCGGCTGTGGGAGGCGGCCGACTTCGCCCACGGCCTGCCCGAGGCCGACTGGGCCGGGTACCTGGCCGACCCGGAGGAGCGGATCGCCGTGCTGGCCGCCGTCCGCCGCTCCGGCTTCGCGCTGCTGCGCGGCGTCCCGGTCGAGGAGGGCCGGGTGCTGGCCGTGGCACGGAGTTTCGGCTACGTCCGGGAGACCAACTACGGCGAGCTGTTCGACGTCCGGGTCGAGCCCGACCCGGCGAACCTGGCCTTCACCGGCGCCGCCATCGCCCCGCACACCGACAACCCCTACCGGGACCCGGTGCCCACCCTGCAACTGCTGCACTGCCTGCGCAACGACGCCGAGGGCGGCGACTCCGGCCTGGTCGACGGCTTCCGCGCCGCCGCCCTGCTGCGGGACGAGGACCCGGCCGCGTTCGCGCTGCTCACCCGCACGCCGGTGCCGTTCCGCTACCGCGACCGCGGCGCCGAACTCTCCGCCGAGCGGCCGCTGATCGGGCTCGACCCGCGCGGCGCGATCCGCGAGGTCCGCTTCAACAACCGCTCCACCGGGACGCTGCGCGGCCTGGCCCCCGCCGAACTGGACGCCTTCTACGCCGCCTACCGCCACTTCGCCGCGATCACCCTGCGCCCGGAGCTGCGCCTGGACTTCCGGCTCGCCCCCGGCGACTGCCTACTCTTCGACAACACCCGGCTGCTGCACGCCCGCACCGCCTTCGCCAGCGGTGAAAGCCACGACCGCAGCACCGGCGAAGGCACCGGCGAAAGCCACGACCGCAGCACCGGCGAAGGCACCGGCCACCGCCACCTCCAGGGCTGCTACGCCGACCTCGACGCGCTCTCCTCCACCCTCGCCGTGCTGCGCCGGAACACCGCCGCCCTGGACGAACTGGAGGCCCTGTTCGAGGGCGAGGGCGCCGGCGAGTACCTCGGCGAGGCCGTCACCATGGCCGCGCACATGCTCCAGGCCGCCGCCCTGGCCCGCGCCGCCGGCGCCCCGCCCGCGCTGGTGGCCGCCGCCCTGCTGCACGACATCGGCCACTTCCGGGGCAGCGGGCTGGAGTTGATGGCCGGCACCGACAACCGCCACGGCGCGACCGCCGCCGCCCGGCTCGCCCCGTACTTCCCGCCTGCCGTCACCGAGCCGGTCCGTCTGCACGTCGACGCCAAGCGCTACCTGTGCGCCACCGAGCCCGGCTACGCCGCCCGCCTCTCCCCCGCCTCCGTCCGCACCCTGGCCCTCCAGGGCGGCCCGATGCCCCCGGCCGAGGCCGCCGCCTTCGCCGCCCACCCCCGCCATGCCGACGCCGTCGCCGTCCGCCGCTGGGACGAGGCCGCCAAGGACCCGGCCGCCGAGACCCCCTCCTTCGCCGAGTTCCGGCCGCTGCTACTGGAGTTGATGCGCTAG
- a CDS encoding SMI1/KNR4 family protein: protein MTLDLARDLPAALANRAAAWRLIAEIAAFWGTPLRPGTGTGVGTGAGTGVGVGTATGADAGLEAELDAAEARLGLRLPAALREAHRLIGDRPDLTSNHDTLLPPAELYVDQGCLVHRVENQSCAYWGIPLAALGQDDPPTVGWPDVAPSVPLETTPWTARFSTECLAVVLTEPLLDEDAYVDAGEVDPADLADWTELPRLHEPGVDTRFFARPEGLLVVQDGSWLAMRAVSEEALDALCEKLPVSWLDH, encoded by the coding sequence ATGACGCTCGACCTCGCCCGCGACCTGCCCGCCGCCCTCGCGAACCGCGCCGCCGCCTGGCGGCTGATCGCCGAGATCGCCGCCTTCTGGGGCACCCCGCTGCGCCCCGGGACCGGAACCGGAGTCGGGACCGGGGCCGGAACCGGAGTCGGCGTCGGAACCGCGACCGGAGCCGACGCCGGACTCGAAGCCGAACTCGACGCCGCCGAGGCCCGGTTGGGTCTGCGCCTGCCCGCCGCGCTGCGCGAGGCGCACCGGCTGATCGGCGACCGGCCCGACCTCACCAGCAACCACGACACCCTGCTGCCGCCCGCGGAGCTGTACGTCGACCAGGGCTGCCTGGTCCACCGGGTGGAGAACCAGTCCTGCGCCTACTGGGGCATCCCGCTCGCCGCCCTCGGCCAGGACGACCCGCCCACCGTCGGCTGGCCGGACGTCGCCCCGTCCGTGCCGCTGGAGACCACCCCCTGGACGGCCCGGTTCTCCACCGAGTGCCTGGCCGTCGTCCTCACCGAGCCGCTGCTCGACGAGGACGCGTACGTGGACGCGGGCGAGGTCGACCCGGCCGACCTCGCCGACTGGACCGAACTGCCGCGCCTGCACGAACCCGGCGTCGACACCCGGTTCTTCGCCCGCCCGGAGGGCCTGCTGGTGGTGCAGGACGGCTCCTGGCTGGCGATGCGGGCGGTCAGCGAGGAGGCGCTGGACGCGCTGTGCGAAAAGCTGCCGGTCTCCTGGCTCGACCACTGA
- a CDS encoding pyridoxal-phosphate-dependent aminotransferase family protein, which yields MLLDLPPLTAARFAAIEDGVAALLRTGNDVIVTQGEALLPLEAAIKGAAHPGSTALNVVTGPYGQTFGGWLRAAGAKVVDLVVPFDEAVSAEQVAEALAEHPEIDFVSLVHAEAATGNTNPVAEVAEAVRRHGALLMLDAVASVAAEPLLTDEWGVDLCVIGGQKAMGGPAGVSAVSVSERAWQRITANPAAPRRSYLSLLDWKERWTDAGRTQLPHAPAQLEMLALEECLAAIEAETLDAVIARHRAAAAATRAGALALGTVAPYVRRAEHAAPVATTLRTALGASAADLAAEVHRRAPQLPVQAGGALAATMLRLNHYGPAANPETVIATLELLAEATGAPAAAAVTAATEAWEQAI from the coding sequence ATGCTGCTCGACCTTCCCCCGCTGACCGCCGCCCGGTTCGCCGCGATCGAGGACGGGGTGGCGGCGCTGCTGCGCACCGGCAACGACGTGATCGTCACCCAGGGCGAGGCGCTGCTGCCGCTGGAGGCGGCGATCAAGGGCGCGGCGCACCCGGGTTCGACCGCCCTGAACGTCGTCACCGGCCCGTACGGGCAGACCTTCGGCGGCTGGCTGCGCGCCGCCGGGGCGAAGGTGGTCGACCTGGTGGTGCCGTTCGACGAGGCGGTGAGCGCCGAGCAGGTCGCGGAGGCGCTGGCCGAGCACCCGGAGATCGACTTCGTGTCGCTGGTGCACGCCGAGGCGGCGACCGGCAACACCAACCCGGTCGCGGAGGTCGCCGAGGCGGTGCGGCGGCACGGCGCGCTGCTGATGCTGGACGCGGTGGCCTCGGTGGCCGCCGAGCCGCTGCTCACCGACGAGTGGGGCGTCGACCTGTGCGTGATCGGCGGGCAGAAGGCGATGGGCGGCCCGGCGGGCGTCTCGGCGGTGTCGGTGAGCGAGCGGGCCTGGCAGCGGATCACCGCGAACCCGGCCGCGCCGCGCCGCTCCTACCTCTCGCTGCTGGACTGGAAGGAGCGCTGGACGGACGCCGGGCGCACCCAACTGCCGCACGCTCCGGCCCAGTTGGAGATGCTGGCACTGGAGGAGTGCCTGGCCGCGATCGAGGCCGAGACGCTGGACGCGGTGATCGCCCGGCACCGCGCCGCGGCCGCCGCCACCCGCGCGGGCGCCCTCGCCCTGGGCACCGTCGCCCCGTACGTGCGGCGCGCCGAGCACGCCGCCCCGGTCGCCACCACGCTGCGCACCGCCCTGGGCGCGAGCGCGGCCGACCTGGCGGCCGAAGTCCACCGCCGCGCCCCGCAGTTGCCCGTGCAGGCGGGCGGCGCGCTGGCCGCCACCATGCTGCGGCTCAACCACTACGGCCCGGCGGCCAACCCGGAGACCGTGATCGCCACCCTGGAGCTGCTCGCCGAGGCCACCGGCGCCCCGGCCGCGGCGGCAGTCACGGCGGCCACCGAGGCGTGGGAGCAGGCGATCTGA
- a CDS encoding amidohydrolase family protein: MTDRAVLHIKGRVLVGPEDVRDELWSVDGRVTFERPAAEPTATLTGWALPGLVDAHCHVGLDAHGAVDRDTSEQQARTDRDAGTLLIRDAGSAADTRWIDDRDDLPKIIRAGRHIARTRRYIRNYAHEIEPGDLAAYVAAEARRGDGWVKLVGDWIDRGVGDLAACWPGDALAEAIAAAHAEGARVTAHCFATDALPDLLAAGIDCVEHATGLTEDLIPAFAERGVAIVPTLVNIATFPKLADGGEAKFPAWSAHMRRLHARRYDTVGAAHDAGVPIYVGTDAGGSLAHGLVAEEARELTRAGLTPVEALAATTWSARAWLGRPGLTEGAPADLVLYPADPRADLRVLAAPAHVVLNGKPV, from the coding sequence ATGACGGACCGCGCGGTGCTGCACATCAAGGGCCGGGTACTGGTCGGCCCGGAGGACGTCCGGGACGAACTCTGGTCCGTGGACGGACGGGTGACCTTCGAGCGCCCCGCCGCCGAGCCCACCGCCACCCTCACCGGCTGGGCGCTGCCCGGCCTGGTCGACGCCCACTGCCACGTCGGCCTGGACGCGCACGGCGCCGTCGACCGCGACACCAGCGAGCAGCAGGCCCGCACCGACCGGGACGCCGGCACCCTGCTGATCCGCGACGCGGGCTCCGCCGCCGACACCCGCTGGATCGACGACCGCGACGACCTCCCGAAGATCATCCGGGCCGGCCGGCACATCGCCCGCACCCGCCGCTACATCCGCAACTACGCCCACGAGATCGAACCCGGCGACCTCGCCGCGTACGTGGCCGCCGAGGCCCGGCGCGGCGACGGCTGGGTCAAGCTCGTCGGCGACTGGATCGACCGCGGCGTCGGCGACCTCGCCGCCTGCTGGCCCGGCGACGCCCTCGCCGAGGCGATCGCCGCCGCCCACGCCGAGGGCGCCCGGGTCACCGCGCACTGCTTCGCCACCGACGCGCTGCCCGACCTGCTCGCCGCCGGCATCGACTGCGTCGAACACGCCACCGGCCTCACCGAGGACCTGATCCCGGCCTTCGCCGAGCGCGGCGTCGCCATCGTCCCCACCCTGGTCAACATCGCCACCTTCCCGAAGCTCGCCGACGGCGGCGAGGCCAAGTTCCCCGCCTGGTCCGCCCACATGCGCCGCCTGCACGCCCGCCGCTACGACACCGTCGGCGCCGCGCACGACGCCGGCGTCCCGATCTACGTCGGCACCGACGCGGGCGGCTCGCTCGCGCACGGCCTGGTCGCCGAGGAGGCGAGGGAACTCACCCGGGCCGGCCTCACCCCCGTCGAGGCGCTCGCCGCCACCACCTGGTCCGCCCGCGCCTGGCTCGGCCGCCCCGGCCTCACCGAGGGCGCCCCCGCCGACCTCGTCCTCTACCCGGCCGACCCGCGCGCCGACCTGCGGGTCCTGGCCGCGCCCGCGCACGTGGTGCTCAACGGGAAGCCGGTGTGA
- a CDS encoding uracil-DNA glycosylase, with amino-acid sequence MAARPLHEVVEPGWAQALAPVAGQVAAMGDFLRAEIAAGRSYLPPGPQVLRAFQQPFADVRVLIVGQDPYPTPGHAVGLSFSVAPEVRPIPASLVNIYQEYSQDLGLPAPSNGDLTPWADQGVLLLNRALTTQARKTNGHRGKGWEAVTEQAIRALAARGGPLVAILWGRDARELRPWLGQVPSIESPHPSPYSANSGFFGSRPFSRANDLLVRQGGQPVDWRLP; translated from the coding sequence ATGGCTGCTCGACCCTTGCACGAAGTCGTTGAACCCGGCTGGGCCCAGGCCCTCGCGCCGGTCGCCGGACAGGTCGCCGCGATGGGGGACTTCCTGCGCGCCGAGATCGCGGCCGGCCGCTCCTACCTGCCGCCCGGCCCGCAGGTCCTGCGGGCCTTCCAGCAGCCGTTCGCGGACGTCCGGGTGCTGATCGTCGGGCAGGACCCGTACCCCACCCCGGGGCACGCCGTCGGCCTCAGCTTCTCCGTCGCGCCCGAGGTCCGGCCGATACCGGCCAGCCTGGTCAACATCTACCAGGAGTACAGCCAGGACCTCGGCCTCCCGGCGCCCTCCAACGGCGACCTCACCCCGTGGGCGGACCAGGGCGTCCTGCTGCTCAACCGGGCCCTCACCACCCAGGCCCGCAAGACCAACGGCCACCGGGGCAAGGGCTGGGAGGCCGTCACCGAACAGGCCATCCGGGCGCTCGCCGCCCGCGGCGGCCCGCTGGTCGCGATCCTGTGGGGCCGGGACGCCCGCGAGCTGCGCCCCTGGCTCGGCCAGGTCCCCAGCATCGAATCGCCGCACCCCAGCCCCTACTCGGCGAACAGCGGCTTCTTCGGCTCCCGGCCGTTCAGCCGGGCCAACGACCTGCTGGTCCGCCAGGGCGGGCAGCCCGTCGACTGGCGGCTGCCCTGA
- a CDS encoding WhiB family transcriptional regulator: MFFPVGTGGSALRQTERAKTVCHGCPVLKQCLSWALESGQEYGVWGGTGEEERRAMKRRAARERTRNAH, from the coding sequence CTGTTCTTCCCGGTCGGGACCGGCGGCTCCGCCCTGCGGCAGACCGAGCGGGCCAAGACCGTGTGCCACGGCTGCCCCGTGCTGAAGCAGTGCCTGAGCTGGGCGCTGGAGTCCGGCCAGGAGTACGGCGTCTGGGGCGGCACCGGCGAGGAGGAGCGCCGCGCCATGAAGCGCCGCGCCGCCCGGGAGCGGACCCGTAACGCGCACTGA
- a CDS encoding SCO1860 family LAETG-anchored protein — protein MSVLRSVAASVLAATALAVALPSPAAFAADAGGTSAEPGKASAVTAQLDLDVTLLNTVNVPVDVALNRVESPAQRDGAVLTATVDGVDGGRPVTLVKAEVGKSVTKVDDRLAAASVKLVNADLHVPGLPLTTLLGLEAMSAEANCPVDGQPTAHVIAPAKLTVLGKSVTVGLNSPTHVDVPAIGSVDVEFAKKTVTSNAAAAAALEVKVALNPLNLNVAKVNGTVTVASVSCRKPVAAVVPAAAVSSPAASPSKAPAAPASAQNRAVPEAAKEELAYTGSSGSTVLAAGGGTLLVAGAAAVWMTRRRRAAHARHR, from the coding sequence ATGTCTGTTCTGCGTTCGGTCGCCGCCTCGGTCCTCGCGGCGACCGCGCTCGCGGTCGCGCTGCCGTCCCCGGCGGCCTTCGCCGCCGATGCCGGGGGCACCTCCGCCGAGCCCGGGAAGGCCAGCGCGGTCACGGCCCAACTTGACCTGGACGTCACCCTGTTGAACACGGTGAACGTGCCGGTGGACGTGGCGCTGAACCGGGTGGAGTCGCCGGCCCAGCGGGACGGCGCGGTGCTGACCGCGACGGTGGACGGGGTGGATGGCGGGCGGCCGGTGACGCTGGTGAAGGCGGAGGTGGGCAAGTCGGTCACCAAGGTGGACGACCGGCTGGCCGCGGCGTCCGTGAAGCTGGTCAACGCCGACCTGCACGTGCCGGGCCTGCCGCTGACCACGCTGCTCGGGCTGGAGGCGATGAGCGCCGAGGCGAACTGCCCGGTGGACGGGCAGCCCACCGCGCACGTCATCGCGCCGGCCAAGCTCACGGTGCTGGGGAAGTCGGTGACGGTGGGCCTCAACTCGCCGACGCACGTGGACGTTCCGGCGATCGGCTCGGTGGACGTCGAGTTCGCCAAGAAGACCGTGACCTCCAACGCGGCGGCCGCCGCCGCGCTGGAGGTGAAGGTCGCGCTGAACCCGCTGAACCTGAACGTCGCCAAGGTGAACGGCACCGTGACGGTCGCCTCGGTGTCCTGCCGGAAGCCGGTGGCGGCGGTCGTCCCGGCCGCGGCGGTCTCCTCGCCCGCGGCCTCGCCGTCGAAGGCGCCCGCGGCCCCGGCGTCCGCGCAGAACCGCGCGGTGCCCGAGGCGGCGAAGGAGGAGCTGGCGTACACCGGTTCCTCGGGCAGCACGGTGCTGGCCGCGGGCGGCGGGACGCTGCTGGTGGCCGGCGCCGCCGCGGTGTGGATGACGCGGCGGCGCCGGGCGGCGCACGCGCGGCACCGCTGA
- the glnII gene encoding glutamine synthetase: MAIKAEYIWIDGTKPTAKLRSKTRVLPNADKIPTWGFDGSSTNQAEGHASDRVLEPVKVVKDPIRGGDNILVLCEVLEIDGTPHETNTRAALREVAERYASQEAIFGIEQEYTFFKGSRPLGFPEGGYPAPQGGYYCGVGAEEVFGREIVELHLDRCIDAGLAICGINAEVMPGQWEFQIGPVDALTVSDDLWIARYLLYRTSEEFGIDATLDAKPARGDWNGAGAHTNFSTKAMREGYDAIITACESLGASQEKVLEHVNQYGDDIQSRLTGKHETAPWNVYSYGVSNRGASVRIPWQVEVEQKGYIEDRRPNANVDPYVVTRLLVNTCCEALEKAGQV, from the coding sequence GTGGCGATCAAGGCCGAGTACATCTGGATCGACGGCACCAAGCCGACCGCCAAGCTCCGCTCCAAGACCCGGGTGCTGCCGAACGCGGACAAGATCCCCACCTGGGGCTTCGACGGCTCGTCGACCAACCAGGCCGAGGGCCACGCCTCCGACCGCGTGCTGGAGCCGGTCAAGGTCGTCAAGGACCCGATCCGCGGCGGTGACAACATCCTCGTGCTGTGCGAGGTGCTGGAGATCGACGGCACCCCCCACGAGACCAACACCCGCGCCGCGCTGCGCGAGGTCGCCGAGCGCTACGCCTCCCAGGAGGCGATCTTCGGCATCGAGCAGGAGTACACCTTCTTCAAGGGCTCCCGCCCGCTCGGCTTCCCCGAGGGCGGCTACCCGGCCCCGCAGGGCGGCTACTACTGCGGCGTGGGTGCCGAGGAGGTCTTCGGCCGCGAGATCGTCGAGCTGCACCTCGACCGCTGCATCGACGCCGGCCTGGCGATCTGCGGCATCAACGCCGAGGTCATGCCCGGCCAGTGGGAGTTCCAGATCGGCCCGGTCGACGCGCTGACCGTCTCGGACGACCTGTGGATCGCCCGCTACCTGCTCTACCGCACCTCCGAGGAGTTCGGCATCGACGCCACCCTCGACGCCAAGCCGGCCAGGGGCGACTGGAACGGCGCGGGCGCGCACACCAACTTCTCCACCAAGGCGATGCGCGAGGGCTACGACGCCATCATCACCGCCTGCGAGTCGCTCGGCGCCTCCCAGGAGAAGGTCCTGGAGCACGTCAACCAGTACGGTGACGACATCCAGTCCCGCCTGACCGGCAAGCACGAGACCGCCCCGTGGAACGTCTACTCCTACGGCGTGTCCAACCGCGGCGCCTCGGTCCGCATCCCGTGGCAGGTCGAGGTGGAGCAGAAGGGCTACATCGAGGACCGCCGCCCGAACGCGAACGTCGACCCGTACGTGGTCACCCGCCTGCTGGTCAACACCTGCTGCGAGGCCCTGGAGAAGGCCGGCCAGGTCTGA
- a CDS encoding GNAT family N-acetyltransferase: MVEESLRVALEFRRGFARRQAAEVVELPGGFGVLSEEFGYSHEHNQLVLDAPPSGVDVAGLAEEVLGHLGHRRISVFDDASGVALAPGLAAAGYRHETEVVMVHRGSVPSGGGAGPVGLEELAPALERQWRCWLPWAADESIAQLVNRRTARAGGAERVLTLAARDTDGEFGSWADLYQDAAGTAQIEDLATAEDRQRRGLADAVLATALRLAADRSPDGLRFLVADAEDWPQRWYARRGFVTVGRTHGFVRM; the protein is encoded by the coding sequence ATGGTCGAGGAGAGCTTGCGGGTCGCGCTGGAGTTCCGTCGCGGGTTCGCCCGGCGGCAGGCTGCCGAGGTGGTGGAACTGCCGGGCGGGTTCGGGGTGTTGAGCGAGGAGTTCGGGTACTCGCACGAGCACAACCAGCTGGTGCTGGACGCTCCGCCGAGCGGGGTGGACGTGGCGGGGCTGGCCGAGGAGGTGTTGGGGCACCTGGGGCACCGGCGGATCTCGGTGTTCGACGACGCGTCCGGGGTGGCGCTCGCGCCCGGGCTGGCGGCGGCCGGGTACCGGCACGAGACCGAGGTGGTGATGGTCCACCGGGGGTCGGTGCCGTCCGGCGGGGGTGCCGGGCCGGTCGGGCTGGAGGAGTTGGCCCCGGCCCTGGAGCGGCAGTGGCGCTGCTGGCTGCCGTGGGCCGCGGACGAGTCGATCGCCCAGTTGGTGAACCGTCGCACCGCCCGCGCCGGGGGCGCCGAGCGGGTGCTGACGCTGGCCGCCCGGGACACCGACGGCGAGTTCGGCTCCTGGGCCGACCTGTACCAGGACGCCGCGGGCACCGCCCAGATCGAGGACCTGGCCACCGCCGAGGACCGCCAGCGCCGCGGCCTGGCCGACGCCGTGCTGGCCACCGCGCTGCGGCTGGCCGCCGACCGCTCCCCCGACGGCCTGCGCTTCCTGGTCGCCGACGCCGAGGACTGGCCGCAGCGGTGGTACGCCCGGCGCGGGTTCGTCACGGTCGGCCGCACCCACGGCTTCGTCCGGATGTGA